The following proteins come from a genomic window of Athalia rosae chromosome 1, iyAthRosa1.1, whole genome shotgun sequence:
- the LOC105683755 gene encoding hsp70-binding protein 1-like isoform X1, protein MGSSSTKSKDTNMSSENTSRSSSSMGNEENTSNTSNTRPLSIQAPRSQNESRQPQFQPIPNQPRQPTNLQGLLRFAMEATRNEDAPSASNFQPLDQERQRFLNDALTSMTVNVIEELQKSIKVLLGASELRAEDDPSEYDKALEVIANYVDNMDTANDFYKIGGFTIFGPCLNSTHSSLRWRAADIIAELTQNNPYCQEKILEAGLMPILLNMVDTDPSEQTRIKALYAVSCLVREYPISLRHLDVNDGYSVLLRAMQSPVEKLQIKSAFLLSSLCSKDENIDNMKTTLVKMGLIEQAAGLLAMQSLPCDTRDQLLRVLAGLANNNYLPALRECRRPELCLRQTLERLRYELKAEESVDEAVLCTQLLDQIFSDCETGQER, encoded by the exons ATGGGTTCATCATCAACGAAAAGTAAAGATACAAACATGAGCAG TGAAAATACGTCAAGGTCAAGCAGCAGTAtgggaaacgaagaaaatacaaGTAATACAAGCAATACAAGACCACTGAGCATTCAAGCACCTCGATCGCAAAATGAGTCACGACAACCGCAATTTCAACCGATTCCAAATCAACCGAGACAGCCTACTAATTTGCAAGGGCTATTGCGATTTGCAATGGAAGCTACGCGCAATGAAGATGCTCCAAGTGCTTCTAATTTTCAACCTCTAGATCAGGAA CGACAAAGATTTCTGAATGATGCTTTGACTTCGATGACAGTTAATGTCATAGAAGAACTGCAAAAGTCAATAAAAGTCCTATTGGGTGCCAGCGAACTTCGTGCTGAGGACGACCCCTCGGAATATGATAAAGCTCTAGAAGTTATTGCTAATTACGTGGACAACATGGACACTGCAAATGACTTCTATAAAATAGGGGGCTTCACAATATTTGGCCCTTGCTTAAACTCTACTCACAGTAGCCTCAGGTGGAGAGCAGCTGACATTATTGCAGAGTTGACACAAAACAATCCCTACTGtcaggaaaaaatattggaagCTGGTCTTATGCCAATATTGTTAAATATGGTGGATACCGATCCTTCAGAACAAACTCGAATCAAGGCTTTATATGCAGTTTcgt GTCTGGTCAGAGAATATCCGATTTCATTGAGGCATTTAGATGTGAATGATGGATACTCTGTACTTCTGAGAGCAATGCAGAGTCCAGTGGAAAAGCTACAGATTAAATCTGCCTTCCTTTTATCATCGCTTTGTAGCAAAGATGAAAACATAGACAATATGAAGACAACTCTTGTTAAAATGGGACTAATAGAGCAAGCAGCTGGTCTGCTAGCTATGCAAAGTCTCCCCTGTGACACAAG AGATCAGCTACTGCGAGTGCTTGCGGGATtagcaaataataattatttgccTGCTTTGAGAGAGTGCCGGCGACCAGAGCTATGTCTGAGGCAGACATTGGAGCGTCTTCGATATGAGCTGAAAGCTGAAGAAAGTGTGGATGAAGCTGTTCTGTGTACCCAGCTTCTagatcaaatattttcagattgtGAAACAGGACAAGAAAGATAG
- the LOC105683755 gene encoding hsp70-binding protein 1-like isoform X2 has translation MGNEENTSNTSNTRPLSIQAPRSQNESRQPQFQPIPNQPRQPTNLQGLLRFAMEATRNEDAPSASNFQPLDQERQRFLNDALTSMTVNVIEELQKSIKVLLGASELRAEDDPSEYDKALEVIANYVDNMDTANDFYKIGGFTIFGPCLNSTHSSLRWRAADIIAELTQNNPYCQEKILEAGLMPILLNMVDTDPSEQTRIKALYAVSCLVREYPISLRHLDVNDGYSVLLRAMQSPVEKLQIKSAFLLSSLCSKDENIDNMKTTLVKMGLIEQAAGLLAMQSLPCDTRDQLLRVLAGLANNNYLPALRECRRPELCLRQTLERLRYELKAEESVDEAVLCTQLLDQIFSDCETGQER, from the exons AtgggaaacgaagaaaatacaaGTAATACAAGCAATACAAGACCACTGAGCATTCAAGCACCTCGATCGCAAAATGAGTCACGACAACCGCAATTTCAACCGATTCCAAATCAACCGAGACAGCCTACTAATTTGCAAGGGCTATTGCGATTTGCAATGGAAGCTACGCGCAATGAAGATGCTCCAAGTGCTTCTAATTTTCAACCTCTAGATCAGGAA CGACAAAGATTTCTGAATGATGCTTTGACTTCGATGACAGTTAATGTCATAGAAGAACTGCAAAAGTCAATAAAAGTCCTATTGGGTGCCAGCGAACTTCGTGCTGAGGACGACCCCTCGGAATATGATAAAGCTCTAGAAGTTATTGCTAATTACGTGGACAACATGGACACTGCAAATGACTTCTATAAAATAGGGGGCTTCACAATATTTGGCCCTTGCTTAAACTCTACTCACAGTAGCCTCAGGTGGAGAGCAGCTGACATTATTGCAGAGTTGACACAAAACAATCCCTACTGtcaggaaaaaatattggaagCTGGTCTTATGCCAATATTGTTAAATATGGTGGATACCGATCCTTCAGAACAAACTCGAATCAAGGCTTTATATGCAGTTTcgt GTCTGGTCAGAGAATATCCGATTTCATTGAGGCATTTAGATGTGAATGATGGATACTCTGTACTTCTGAGAGCAATGCAGAGTCCAGTGGAAAAGCTACAGATTAAATCTGCCTTCCTTTTATCATCGCTTTGTAGCAAAGATGAAAACATAGACAATATGAAGACAACTCTTGTTAAAATGGGACTAATAGAGCAAGCAGCTGGTCTGCTAGCTATGCAAAGTCTCCCCTGTGACACAAG AGATCAGCTACTGCGAGTGCTTGCGGGATtagcaaataataattatttgccTGCTTTGAGAGAGTGCCGGCGACCAGAGCTATGTCTGAGGCAGACATTGGAGCGTCTTCGATATGAGCTGAAAGCTGAAGAAAGTGTGGATGAAGCTGTTCTGTGTACCCAGCTTCTagatcaaatattttcagattgtGAAACAGGACAAGAAAGATAG
- the LOC105683756 gene encoding peroxisomal biogenesis factor 19, translating into MSEDNKKSTEPADAELNELLDSALEDFNQVHDQKSKNDNETVVQPVQPEASDEATGVEDQWTQDFIKQAADQFERNLQNLIQNGGEGDLGASFQKMAQTVASAITGGEPGAEDSHADFQSAISQALKDLSDTTQNLQNPVSGLGEADLAAMFGRAGLEDEAGEFPSFMQGMMQSLLSKEVLYPTMKELVDKYPAWLEEKKSTLPAADLERYTEQLNLMQQVCTELEKETADDSEEVKKARFEKTLALMNRMQNCGQPPEDLVGAPSLFKVDAEGNPVLPTGVEAPENCCVM; encoded by the exons ATGTCGGAggataacaaaaaatcaaCTGAACCTGCCGATGCAGAATTAAACGAGCTATTGGACA GTGCTCTTGAAGATTTTAACCAGGTCCATGATCAAAAGTCCAAAAATGACAATGAGACGGTTGTGCAGCCTGTACAGCCTGAAGCCTCAGACGAGGCAACTGGGGTTGAGGACCAATGGACGCAAGATTTTATCAAACAAGCTGCGGATCAGTTTGAACGGAATCTGCAGAACCTCATACAAAATG GCGGAGAAGGCGACCTTGGAGCCTCTTTCCAAAAAATGGCACAAACAGTAGCTAGTGCGATCACAGGAGGAGAACCTGGAGCTGAAGATTCGCATGCCGACTTTCAATCAGCCATCTCTCAAGCCCTGAAGGACTTATCTGATACGACTCAAAATTTGCAG AATCCAGTATCAGGGTTGGGAGAAGCGGACTTAGCTGCAATGTTTGGGCGTGCAGGTTTGGAGGATGAAGCTGGTGAATTCCCATCCTTCATGCAGGGAATGATGCAATCTCTATTATCGAAGGAAGTCTTATATCCCACTATGAAAGAACTAGTTGATAAATACCCAGCTtggctggaagaaaaaaagtcgacTCTACCAGCTGCTGACTTAGAGAGGTACACAGAGCAGTTGAACCTGATGCAGCAG GTATGTACCGaactagaaaaagaaacagcaGATGATTCTGAAGAAGTGAAGAAAGCTCGTTTCGAAAAGACGTTGGCACTCATGAACCGAATGCAGAATTGCGGTCAACCACCAGAGGATCTGGTTGGTGCACCTTCTCTTTTTAAAGTTGACGCTGAGGGAAATCCTGTTCTTCCCACAGGGGTTGAAGCACCTGAAAACTGTTGTGTTATGTAA